TTGGAGATTCAGCTTATACTTTCATTGTTGAGGAATGCGATGATGATACGATGGATCTTCTGAAGACTACCATGGAGTCTCTCTACCTCGGCATCGAACAGGCACGCCACGGAAATACTACCGGTGATATCGGCTCAGCGGTTCAGCGGCACTGTGAGTCCCGCGGATATGGGGTGATCAGGGAGCTTGTCGGACACGGAGTCGGCAAAAAACTTCACGAAGACCCGGCTGTTCCAAATTATGGGATACAGGGCAGAGGCAAGCGTCTCAGAAGCGGTACCACCCTGGCAGTTGAACCGATGGTTACTATGGGTTCGCGGGAAATCAAGACACGTGATGACGGCTGGACGATCATAACTTCAGACAAAAAAAAATCAGCACATTATGAACATGACATTGCGGTCCGGGATGGTGAGGCTGACATTTTGAGCACTTTTGCCTATATTGAGGAGATAACCAAAATTCAAATAGACAACATCCTAACGCATGGCTAAACAAGAGCCCATAAAGCAGGAAGGTACCATTTTAGAA
This DNA window, taken from Natronogracilivirga saccharolytica, encodes the following:
- the map gene encoding type I methionyl aminopeptidase → MIHLKSDNEIEKMRTSARLVSRTLARVAGHIRHGVTTGELNQVAEDYIKKNDGKPVFKGYGPRRNPFPAALCISVNEEVVHGIPGDRVLKAGDIISIDCGILKDGFVGDSAYTFIVEECDDDTMDLLKTTMESLYLGIEQARHGNTTGDIGSAVQRHCESRGYGVIRELVGHGVGKKLHEDPAVPNYGIQGRGKRLRSGTTLAVEPMVTMGSREIKTRDDGWTIITSDKKKSAHYEHDIAVRDGEADILSTFAYIEEITKIQIDNILTHG